A genomic segment from Candidatus Leptovillus gracilis encodes:
- a CDS encoding transposase family protein, with amino-acid sequence MIVIAFGLDVQAYVENEGHQQCPRPTQCPHCGAVGRMTGHGSYGRKPKDLERAYQIRVKRWQCQHCQQTTSCLPSFLLSWRHYLVAVIQAVLVQRLEQGGSWSAIVRQCSLGLFQSKKWRTRWN; translated from the coding sequence TTGATTGTAATTGCCTTTGGCCTGGATGTACAGGCTTACGTGGAAAATGAAGGGCACCAGCAGTGCCCCCGGCCGACACAGTGCCCCCACTGTGGGGCGGTGGGGCGCATGACCGGCCATGGCAGCTACGGGCGGAAGCCGAAAGACCTGGAGCGAGCCTACCAGATACGGGTCAAACGCTGGCAGTGCCAGCACTGCCAGCAGACAACGAGCTGCCTGCCGAGTTTCCTGTTGTCCTGGCGGCACTATCTGGTGGCAGTGATCCAGGCCGTTTTGGTGCAGCGGTTGGAGCAAGGGGGAAGTTGGTCGGCCATCGTCCGCCAGTGCAGCCTAGGGCTGTTTCAAAGTAAAAAGTGGCGTACAAGGTGGAATTGA
- a CDS encoding tryptophan-rich sensory protein — MNTKQINAKSLQIANIIAVVAVIVMNILSSALPLNGRSVESISDALPSYFTPAGYTFAIWGLIYSALLGFGVYQALPAQRTRPFLAKIGGLFVLSTVFNIGWLFAWHYGVYLLSVAFMVALLVTLIAIYLRLDIGRRSSALTTADKLFYQAPFSLYLGWITVATIANVASVANYFGWNGFGIAQPIWSAIMMAVAVVVAGVLLINRRNLAYAGVLVWALFGIRAAYPDVAVVANTAVLSAALVVVLALLGYWRTRRMQVTAVPQPRAA, encoded by the coding sequence ATGAATACAAAACAAATCAATGCAAAATCTTTGCAAATAGCCAACATCATCGCCGTTGTGGCGGTGATTGTGATGAATATCTTATCCAGTGCCCTGCCGTTAAACGGCCGTTCCGTCGAATCCATCTCCGACGCGCTGCCCTCGTATTTCACCCCGGCCGGTTATACCTTCGCCATCTGGGGGCTGATTTATTCGGCGCTGTTGGGTTTTGGTGTGTATCAGGCGCTGCCGGCGCAGCGGACACGGCCGTTTCTGGCAAAAATCGGTGGGCTGTTTGTCCTGAGTACCGTGTTTAACATCGGCTGGTTGTTTGCCTGGCATTATGGCGTCTACCTGCTGTCGGTGGCATTCATGGTCGCTCTGCTGGTGACGCTCATCGCCATTTATTTGCGGCTGGACATTGGCCGCCGCAGTTCAGCGCTGACCACAGCCGACAAGCTGTTTTACCAGGCGCCCTTCAGCCTCTACCTGGGTTGGATTACCGTGGCGACCATCGCCAACGTTGCCAGCGTCGCCAATTACTTTGGTTGGAACGGCTTTGGCATTGCCCAACCGATCTGGTCGGCCATCATGATGGCGGTAGCGGTGGTGGTTGCCGGGGTACTGTTGATTAACCGCCGTAATCTGGCCTATGCCGGGGTGCTGGTGTGGGCGCTGTTTGGCATTCGGGCGGCTTACCCGGATGTGGCGGTGGTGGCGAATACGGCCGTACTCTCTGCCGCTCTGGTTGTGGTTTTGGCTTTGCTGGGCTATTGGCGGACGAGACGGATGCAGGTGACGGCCGTTCCCCAACCCCGCGCCGCCTGA
- a CDS encoding transposase, with protein sequence MPFEVCVLISKRHRGDKRPKYFLCTDLSLSPQQILTYYQKRWPIEVDNYYVKQLLGLGDFRVQSYEATEKWFAIIFLAYTYLQWRLNHAQPDERFKVVADVIRHHRQHHARQVLEAACKLAATCGDIEQVLARFIGAEQPAPA encoded by the coding sequence GTGCCGTTTGAGGTCTGTGTCCTCATCAGCAAGAGGCACCGTGGGGACAAGCGCCCCAAGTATTTTCTGTGTACCGACCTGTCGTTGTCGCCGCAGCAAATACTGACTTACTATCAGAAGCGTTGGCCGATTGAGGTGGATAACTACTATGTCAAGCAACTGTTGGGTTTGGGCGACTTTCGCGTACAGTCTTATGAAGCAACGGAGAAGTGGTTTGCCATCATCTTTCTGGCCTACACCTATCTGCAATGGCGCTTGAATCACGCTCAACCAGACGAACGTTTTAAGGTGGTCGCTGATGTGATTCGACATCACCGACAGCACCATGCGCGTCAAGTATTGGAAGCGGCGTGTAAATTAGCAGCCACTTGTGGAGACATCGAGCAGGTATTGGCGCGTTTCATTGGCGCCGAACAGCCTGCCCCGGCATAA
- a CDS encoding TetR/AcrR family transcriptional regulator codes for MNTDSTRPYESKIRKRQKQQTRTRILEGLIKVMGDGLADISIPAVAKASEISIPTIYRYFPTKQALINALPAYLAEKIGAPTLVPQPDLESYLATIKAFYSNADKMDESLRAAALSEAAGNIRRTTRPERLQMVEDMLTPFIADLPTEEQKRLRNIVLVLATSVVIRAFTDYLDLSWQEAADHAVWAIQTLVNEASATAQITGENE; via the coding sequence ATGAATACGGATTCGACACGCCCTTACGAAAGTAAGATACGAAAACGGCAAAAACAACAGACGCGCACGCGCATCCTGGAAGGATTGATCAAGGTAATGGGCGATGGTCTGGCCGATATCTCAATCCCGGCCGTCGCCAAGGCGTCAGAAATATCCATTCCCACGATTTATCGCTACTTTCCGACCAAACAAGCCCTAATCAATGCCTTACCAGCCTATCTGGCCGAGAAAATCGGCGCCCCCACATTAGTACCACAGCCCGATTTGGAAAGTTATCTGGCAACGATAAAAGCATTTTACTCGAATGCGGACAAGATGGATGAATCGCTGCGGGCGGCAGCTCTGAGCGAAGCGGCGGGCAACATCCGTCGTACCACACGGCCGGAACGTCTGCAAATGGTAGAAGATATGCTGACGCCGTTCATAGCCGACTTACCGACAGAAGAACAAAAACGGTTGCGGAACATTGTTCTTGTTTTGGCGACTTCAGTTGTTATTCGTGCATTTACCGATTATTTAGACCTTTCCTGGCAAGAAGCAGCCGATCATGCGGTGTGGGCTATCCAGACATTGGTGAATGAGGCTTCTGCTACTGCCCAGATCACAGGAGAAAATGAATGA
- a CDS encoding transposase: MDEVQQLRAENKQLKREVQELREKLTVAETQIKHLVELLGQNSHNSSWPSSRDKGRQKPKPKSLRPQTERKAGGQEGHEGHTLEFNPKPDFIEPHRPARCDHCQAPLSEEIVASKVAKRQVFELPPLRYVTIEHQAETIICPCCGEATTGEFPADVTNPVQYGSQVKRLSVYLRNEQFIPYERERQMLADLFELPISTGSLQNFLETAAENVKPATQAIKEAVKKAEVGHADETGFYISGKRAWLHTVSTPELTYYEPHQSRGKKGD; the protein is encoded by the coding sequence ATGGACGAAGTGCAACAACTGCGAGCAGAAAACAAGCAACTTAAGCGAGAAGTCCAAGAACTCCGCGAAAAGTTGACCGTTGCTGAGACTCAAATCAAGCATTTAGTCGAGTTGCTTGGTCAAAATAGCCACAACTCCAGTTGGCCGTCCAGCCGCGATAAAGGCCGACAGAAGCCTAAGCCCAAAAGTCTACGGCCACAAACAGAGCGCAAAGCTGGTGGTCAGGAAGGACATGAAGGGCATACGCTTGAGTTCAATCCCAAACCAGATTTCATTGAACCGCATCGTCCAGCCCGCTGTGACCATTGCCAAGCCCCATTGTCCGAAGAAATTGTAGCCAGTAAAGTTGCTAAACGACAGGTCTTTGAATTACCGCCATTGCGTTATGTGACCATCGAACACCAAGCCGAAACCATCATCTGTCCCTGTTGTGGTGAAGCAACAACCGGTGAATTTCCAGCGGATGTGACCAACCCGGTGCAATATGGTTCGCAAGTCAAGCGGTTGTCAGTTTATCTGCGCAATGAGCAGTTCATTCCGTATGAACGAGAGCGACAGATGTTGGCCGACCTGTTTGAATTACCCATTTCCACTGGTTCATTGCAAAACTTTTTAGAGACGGCCGCAGAAAATGTGAAGCCAGCCACACAAGCCATTAAAGAAGCCGTCAAAAAGGCCGAAGTCGGTCATGCTGATGAGACAGGCTTCTATATCAGTGGAAAAAGAGCTTGGCTCCATACCGTCAGCACCCCAGAATTGACTTATTATGAACCGCATCAAAGTCGGGGCAAAAAAGGCGACTGA
- a CDS encoding transposase family protein, with translation MRIEIPPVYTIFDSIPDWRKAKGKRYGLKNLIEFIVLAILCGKNSARAASRWGKHLPAGVKKRLGIELGQRQLELPIVLPQIEILLVTIQVQNLWYK, from the coding sequence ATGCGAATCGAAATTCCACCTGTGTACACTATTTTTGACTCAATTCCTGATTGGCGCAAGGCAAAAGGGAAAAGGTACGGCTTGAAGAATTTGATCGAGTTCATCGTTTTGGCTATCTTGTGCGGGAAGAACAGCGCCCGGGCTGCGTCTCGCTGGGGAAAACACCTTCCGGCAGGCGTGAAAAAGCGGTTAGGTATCGAACTCGGCCAACGACAACTAGAATTACCCATCGTCTTGCCTCAAATAGAAATCTTACTTGTAACTATACAGGTCCAAAACCTGTGGTATAAATGA
- a CDS encoding ABC-F family ATP-binding cassette domain-containing protein: MVGFWPTKVVPRWSDLVPPGPECHSPSWDGAASLLAFPQFEKKKSHSLWSGLGVWRNLRPHLFQPKCLVFSYSFWPLTPHKHHLREYTGNYSDYLEQYLAEQDKQWAAYRDQNAEIRRMKQDIIRVKARASYTERQVSSVSIGGGDIKQSKDFYQGIAKKVARKAKSREKKLDRYLDSDERVEKPARSWQMKLSFDEASHLGRDVLALEGLSVGYPGGAPLLTDLNQYVQAGQRVVLTGENGCGKTTLLRTIAGQIAPLAGRARLGGSVQLGYMAQEQELLDPEKSALETILGVAALNQTEARSFLHQFLFSGDDPLRPTGQLSYGERSRLALACLVAQGCNFLLLDEPINHLDIPSRTQFEEALRQFQGTVLAVVHDRYFIERFAEEVWVVENGRLHITLA, from the coding sequence TTGGTTGGCTTCTGGCCCACTAAGGTGGTTCCCAGGTGGTCAGACCTTGTTCCGCCTGGGCCGGAATGCCATTCTCCTTCTTGGGATGGGGCGGCAAGCTTACTGGCTTTCCCCCAGTTTGAGAAGAAAAAAAGCCACTCTCTTTGGAGTGGCCTTGGGGTTTGGAGGAACCTACGCCCCCATTTATTTCAGCCGAAATGCCTCGTTTTCAGCTATTCATTTTGGCCGCTAACACCACACAAACACCACCTGCGCGAATACACCGGCAACTACAGCGACTACCTGGAACAATACCTGGCCGAACAAGACAAACAGTGGGCCGCCTACCGCGACCAAAACGCCGAAATCCGCCGGATGAAGCAAGACATCATCCGCGTCAAAGCGCGAGCCTCTTACACGGAACGGCAAGTCAGTTCTGTCAGTATCGGCGGCGGAGACATCAAGCAGTCGAAAGATTTCTACCAGGGGATCGCCAAGAAGGTGGCGCGTAAAGCCAAATCGCGCGAGAAGAAGCTGGACCGTTACCTGGACTCCGACGAACGCGTGGAAAAACCGGCGCGAAGCTGGCAGATGAAGCTGTCGTTTGACGAAGCGTCCCACCTGGGGCGAGATGTGTTGGCGCTGGAGGGTTTATCAGTGGGCTACCCCGGCGGCGCGCCGCTGTTGACGGACCTGAACCAGTACGTGCAGGCGGGGCAGAGGGTGGTCCTCACCGGCGAGAACGGCTGCGGCAAGACAACGCTGCTGCGAACGATTGCCGGGCAGATCGCGCCGCTGGCCGGCCGGGCGCGGCTGGGCGGCAGTGTACAGTTGGGCTACATGGCGCAGGAGCAGGAGCTATTGGACCCGGAGAAGAGCGCGTTGGAGACGATCTTAGGCGTGGCGGCGCTGAATCAGACGGAGGCGCGGAGTTTCTTGCACCAATTCCTCTTCAGCGGCGACGACCCGCTGCGGCCAACGGGGCAGTTGAGTTATGGCGAACGCTCCCGGCTGGCGCTGGCCTGCCTGGTGGCCCAGGGCTGCAACTTCCTGCTGCTCGACGAGCCGATCAACCATCTGGACATCCCCTCCCGCACTCAGTTCGAGGAGGCCTTGCGCCAGTTCCAGGGCACAGTGCTGGCCGTGGTCCACGACCGTTATTTTATTGAGCGTTTTGCGGAGGAAGTGTGGGTGGTGGAAAACGGCCGTTTGCACATCACCCTGGCTTAA
- a CDS encoding transposase, with the protein MNRIKVGAKKATDAIGILPEFTGALVHDNWATYFKYQLLLHALCNAHHLRELTALVENDQQQWAALMIVYLLSAKQLVAEAYQAGETELSIEQLQRIHQMYDTIVAFGLEENLLPDEHPPLVKRGRRKKTKARNLVERFDKQQEAILRFVHDFKVPFDNNLAERDIRMMKVQQKISGSFSQLGRR; encoded by the coding sequence ATGAACCGCATCAAAGTCGGGGCAAAAAAGGCGACTGACGCCATTGGCATTCTGCCTGAATTCACCGGCGCCCTTGTTCACGATAACTGGGCGACCTATTTCAAGTATCAATTGTTGCTTCATGCCTTGTGCAATGCCCATCATTTGCGCGAGTTGACGGCTCTGGTTGAGAACGATCAACAGCAATGGGCAGCACTGATGATTGTCTATTTGTTATCGGCCAAACAATTGGTTGCCGAAGCTTATCAGGCAGGGGAAACCGAATTGTCAATCGAGCAGTTGCAACGAATCCACCAAATGTATGACACCATTGTTGCCTTCGGTTTAGAGGAAAACCTGTTACCTGATGAACATCCGCCCCTTGTCAAACGAGGGCGGCGCAAAAAAACAAAGGCGCGTAATCTGGTAGAACGATTTGACAAGCAGCAGGAGGCTATCTTGCGTTTTGTCCATGATTTTAAGGTGCCGTTTGATAACAACTTGGCTGAACGAGACATCAGAATGATGAAGGTTCAGCAGAAAATCTCAGGCTCTTTTTCGCAGTTGGGAAGGCGCTGA
- a CDS encoding SLC13 family permease has translation MTLAILLLLIILAVALLFFSFEWVPPDVTALGVLLSLILLGLVPMEQAFAGFGSDTVMLLLGILIMTAALMRTGVVEVVSRKLLQFTGKRPASLLPATMLAVGGLSAFINNTAAAAFFLPVILGLSQRAKISASRLLMPMAFAAILASSITLISTSTNVVVSGLMTQSGLAPIGMFELAPVGIPVFLTGVLYMLFIGQRLIPEHPAPETLTESFDLRPYLAELRILPGSPLDGSTLAQSALGRNFDLTVLAIIREGQRQLDPPAEAVLRAGDALLVEGASDAILKIKDTAGIDIQADAKFSDVDLQGDGLRLAEVVLLPPSPFIGRKPKGLQIRERYHVQILAINRRTGVVHTKIADTRLQMGDVLLVQGNPKQIAGLQAENTFSVLGMVDAQRFDRRRAWTVIAIFGGALLLGSLKIVALPVAMLLGALLVFVTRCITPDDAYRQVEWKVLILIGSMLSLGVAMQTTGTAEFLANRLTALVGTWNPLWLLTGFFALTVLLTQPMSNQAAAAVVIPVALQTAVQLGLNPRTFAMMIAIAASTSYLTPLEPACLMVYGPGRYRFMDFLRVGGLLTVVVYLLAIVMTPLLWPLK, from the coding sequence ATGACCTTAGCCATTTTGCTACTTTTGATAATCCTGGCAGTCGCGCTCTTGTTTTTTTCATTTGAGTGGGTTCCGCCCGATGTGACCGCGCTGGGGGTACTGCTGTCCCTGATTCTGTTGGGGCTGGTGCCGATGGAGCAGGCGTTCGCCGGCTTTGGCAGCGATACCGTCATGCTGCTGCTGGGCATCCTGATTATGACCGCTGCCCTGATGCGCACCGGCGTGGTAGAAGTGGTGAGCCGAAAACTACTCCAATTCACCGGCAAACGCCCTGCCAGCTTGCTGCCGGCAACGATGCTGGCAGTAGGAGGATTAAGCGCCTTCATCAATAACACCGCTGCGGCGGCTTTCTTCCTGCCGGTAATCTTGGGACTGAGTCAACGCGCCAAAATAAGCGCCTCGCGCCTGCTGATGCCGATGGCCTTTGCCGCCATTCTAGCCAGTTCGATAACGCTGATCAGCACTTCAACCAATGTCGTCGTGAGCGGTTTAATGACACAATCTGGTCTGGCGCCCATTGGCATGTTTGAACTGGCCCCAGTTGGTATACCCGTGTTTCTCACAGGCGTGTTGTACATGCTGTTCATCGGACAGCGCCTGATTCCCGAACACCCCGCGCCGGAAACATTGACCGAGAGCTTCGACCTGCGCCCCTACCTGGCCGAACTGCGGATTTTGCCCGGCTCACCGTTGGATGGCAGTACATTGGCGCAGTCCGCCCTGGGACGCAATTTTGACCTGACGGTTCTGGCGATTATCCGCGAAGGCCAACGCCAACTGGATCCGCCGGCTGAGGCCGTCCTGCGGGCCGGTGATGCGCTGCTGGTGGAAGGCGCTTCAGACGCCATCTTAAAAATCAAAGATACTGCCGGGATTGACATCCAGGCCGATGCTAAATTTTCAGATGTGGATTTGCAGGGGGATGGACTGCGCCTGGCCGAGGTGGTTTTACTGCCGCCCTCCCCGTTCATTGGACGCAAGCCCAAGGGTTTACAGATACGAGAACGGTACCATGTTCAAATTTTGGCTATCAACCGGCGTACAGGGGTCGTTCATACCAAGATTGCTGACACCCGCCTACAAATGGGAGATGTCCTGCTGGTGCAGGGCAATCCAAAACAGATTGCAGGGCTGCAAGCTGAAAACACGTTCAGCGTGCTGGGCATGGTGGATGCGCAACGTTTCGACCGCCGCCGGGCCTGGACAGTGATAGCAATTTTCGGAGGAGCGCTGCTGCTGGGATCTTTGAAAATTGTCGCGCTGCCGGTGGCGATGCTGCTGGGAGCGCTGTTGGTATTTGTGACACGCTGTATTACGCCCGACGACGCCTATCGTCAAGTGGAATGGAAGGTACTCATTCTCATTGGCAGTATGCTGTCTTTGGGTGTTGCCATGCAGACCACCGGCACGGCGGAGTTCCTCGCCAACCGCCTGACAGCGCTGGTGGGAACATGGAATCCACTGTGGCTGCTGACCGGATTCTTTGCGCTGACCGTACTTCTGACTCAACCCATGTCAAATCAGGCCGCAGCCGCGGTGGTAATCCCGGTGGCGCTGCAAACGGCGGTGCAGTTGGGCCTGAATCCACGCACATTTGCTATGATGATTGCGATTGCCGCTAGCACCTCCTACCTGACGCCGCTGGAGCCAGCCTGTCTGATGGTGTATGGGCCGGGGCGCTACCGCTTCATGGATTTTTTGCGGGTCGGCGGGCTACTGACAGTGGTCGTGTACCTGCTGGCTATTGTCATGACGCCTCTGTTGTGGCCGCTAAAATGA
- a CDS encoding transposase, whose product MIKQIVQHSTKLIQFLALLQLTLAKPQCRHVLAIADAAIVCESPHKTLTTLYDLIVDGRHPSNAADCLRISPWSAQDLRGALREFTIGDLIQLASVTGEKVIFVSIDDSLTAKDKDTTCQEAVDWHHDHTRSQGKKQVYTNGTQHVEVRIQLGNQAYVFGWGLYLREKTVRRLNRKRLKGRRLAFRSKYRIVRSILMELKKLLPAGFTVYVLFDSWYASNNLLKFCRRQSLH is encoded by the coding sequence TTGATCAAGCAGATTGTACAACATTCGACCAAACTCATTCAATTTCTTGCCCTTTTACAACTGACTCTCGCAAAACCACAGTGTCGTCATGTTTTAGCCATTGCCGATGCCGCGATTGTCTGCGAGTCGCCCCACAAGACATTGACCACCCTATACGACTTAATCGTCGACGGGCGACATCCCTCGAATGCGGCCGATTGCTTGCGCATCAGCCCCTGGTCTGCTCAGGATTTGCGTGGTGCGCTGCGTGAATTCACGATTGGCGACCTGATACAGTTAGCCAGTGTCACAGGTGAGAAAGTTATATTTGTCAGCATCGACGATTCCTTGACGGCCAAAGACAAAGACACCACCTGTCAGGAAGCTGTGGACTGGCATCATGACCATACCCGCAGTCAGGGAAAAAAGCAGGTTTACACCAACGGAACCCAACATGTTGAAGTCCGCATTCAACTGGGCAACCAGGCGTATGTCTTCGGTTGGGGTCTCTACCTGCGCGAGAAAACGGTGCGCCGCCTCAATCGGAAACGGTTAAAAGGACGCCGCCTGGCCTTTCGCAGCAAGTATCGCATCGTGCGCTCCATTCTGATGGAGTTGAAAAAGCTGCTGCCCGCCGGTTTTACCGTCTATGTTCTTTTCGATAGTTGGTACGCTTCCAACAACCTCTTAAAATTCTGCCGTCGTCAGAGCTTGCACTGA
- a CDS encoding DUF3160 domain-containing protein translates to MHPKSLLRIGLLVLLLVLVACGGKEAAPTAVPESPTAVSEIAPTPPPVTPTIVIPAATDTAVPPTDEPPPTAVPVPEVAASDMPRFAQFKETAVTAAPAIFHDLIAPDLSNVLVPFALSPDQLARLAQSGVVVSPGVEKEFFSVYEQARYANVPIFVTSDSLLHSYHLIFDKVLRTAEREFFAPLLRDLNAAILAETDAQYQELKGSEWEDAALRSVAFVGAASKLLEPTVQIPVYAQELAEAEIALIEDAGGILPSPLFPGLEFGEDYTQYIPRGHYTLSEELMAYFKSMMWYGRMTFRLKSNDLAVGRAETRSALLLVNALQNATVNGRPALDVWRDVYDPTAFLVGRSDDLTAFQYIDVMTAVYGDNPNLTTLSDENRLTAFIEAANLLPPPRILGLVISETDDVEEVTKGFRFMGQRFVPDAYIFRELIWRNVGTTDEPRQLPNGLDVMAAMGSDRAYTILESLGETNYVGYPAQMDKMRAWTGSLTADEWTETLYNGWLFTLQPLLDAPTTGYPQFMLSDAWLDKQLSTSLGSWAELKHDTILYAKQAYAELGGGGLNPPSPKEAVGYVEPVPAFYARLSALATMTLDGMDERGLLTEKDADSLNRLIRLADAFQMMAEKELRGEPLSQDEAYLIRYVGGELEHLVMASADVPEDDPFAQPYMDEEPQAAVIADVATAPDYVRDGVPDPTVLEVGVGRVDELYAVVPFVAEDGTITLQVAKGGVFSYYEFPWPAADRLTDEKWREMLDAGEGVARPSWITTFFSAETEFAFAQQAIYAFQTNLPWLFWEPAEYMEGRPWLPAPLPAFQAELDALIAAGQYVGRQWISASYRSFDLQGPDTAVVTVRETWGDTLYEAPNGYPDYDDPVLGHRGPYTLDATYTLQRVDGVWQVTNLVYANQPPNWQTP, encoded by the coding sequence ATGCACCCTAAATCATTGCTGCGTATTGGCTTACTTGTTCTCCTGCTGGTCCTGGTTGCGTGCGGCGGCAAAGAAGCCGCGCCCACGGCCGTGCCTGAATCCCCAACGGCCGTTTCTGAGATTGCCCCTACACCGCCACCGGTGACGCCCACCATCGTCATCCCGGCGGCCACAGACACGGCCGTGCCGCCCACCGATGAGCCACCGCCAACGGCCGTGCCCGTCCCCGAAGTGGCTGCCAGTGATATGCCCCGCTTTGCTCAGTTTAAGGAAACGGCCGTTACCGCCGCCCCGGCCATCTTCCACGACCTCATTGCCCCTGACCTGAGCAACGTCCTGGTCCCCTTTGCCCTTTCGCCTGACCAACTGGCGCGGCTGGCGCAAAGCGGCGTGGTTGTCAGCCCTGGTGTGGAAAAAGAGTTTTTTAGCGTGTATGAACAGGCGCGCTACGCCAACGTGCCCATCTTTGTTACCAGCGATTCGCTGCTGCACAGCTATCACCTTATTTTCGACAAAGTGCTGCGCACCGCCGAACGAGAGTTTTTTGCGCCCCTGCTGCGCGACCTGAACGCCGCTATCCTGGCGGAAACTGACGCCCAATACCAGGAACTCAAAGGGAGCGAATGGGAAGACGCGGCGCTGCGTTCCGTCGCCTTCGTCGGCGCTGCCAGCAAGCTGCTGGAGCCAACGGTGCAAATTCCCGTCTACGCCCAAGAGCTGGCCGAGGCCGAAATCGCCCTCATCGAAGACGCTGGTGGCATTTTGCCCTCGCCGCTTTTCCCTGGCCTGGAGTTCGGCGAAGATTACACCCAATACATCCCGCGCGGCCATTACACCCTCAGCGAAGAGCTGATGGCCTACTTTAAAAGCATGATGTGGTACGGCCGTATGACCTTCCGCCTCAAATCCAACGACCTGGCCGTGGGCCGCGCTGAAACCCGCTCCGCCCTGCTGCTGGTAAACGCCCTGCAAAACGCGACGGTGAACGGCCGTCCTGCCCTGGACGTGTGGCGCGATGTGTATGATCCCACCGCCTTCCTGGTGGGGCGCAGCGACGATCTGACGGCGTTCCAGTACATAGATGTGATGACGGCCGTTTACGGCGACAATCCCAATCTGACCACCCTGAGCGACGAGAACCGCCTGACCGCCTTCATCGAAGCGGCCAATCTGCTGCCGCCGCCGCGCATTTTGGGCCTGGTCATCAGCGAAACGGACGACGTGGAGGAAGTGACCAAAGGCTTCCGCTTCATGGGGCAGCGCTTCGTGCCCGACGCCTACATCTTCCGCGAACTCATCTGGCGCAATGTCGGCACGACCGACGAGCCGCGCCAACTGCCCAACGGCCTGGACGTGATGGCCGCCATGGGCTCCGACCGCGCCTATACCATCCTCGAATCGTTGGGCGAGACCAACTATGTCGGCTACCCGGCGCAGATGGACAAGATGCGCGCCTGGACCGGCAGCCTGACGGCCGATGAATGGACCGAAACGCTCTACAACGGCTGGCTTTTTACCTTGCAGCCGCTTCTGGACGCACCCACCACCGGCTACCCCCAATTCATGCTCTCCGACGCCTGGCTGGACAAGCAGCTTTCCACCAGTCTGGGCAGTTGGGCCGAACTGAAGCACGATACCATCCTTTACGCTAAACAAGCCTACGCCGAATTGGGCGGCGGCGGCTTGAATCCCCCCTCGCCAAAGGAAGCCGTGGGTTATGTGGAACCGGTCCCTGCTTTCTACGCCCGCCTCTCCGCTCTGGCGACCATGACCCTGGACGGCATGGATGAACGGGGCCTGCTGACGGAGAAGGACGCCGACAGCCTGAACCGCCTCATCCGTCTGGCCGACGCCTTCCAGATGATGGCCGAAAAAGAGCTGCGCGGCGAACCGCTGAGCCAAGACGAAGCCTACCTGATCCGCTACGTTGGCGGCGAATTGGAGCATCTGGTGATGGCCTCGGCCGATGTGCCGGAAGATGACCCCTTCGCCCAGCCCTACATGGATGAAGAACCGCAAGCGGCCGTCATCGCCGACGTGGCCACTGCGCCTGATTACGTGCGCGACGGTGTGCCTGACCCGACGGTGTTGGAAGTGGGCGTGGGGCGGGTGGATGAGTTGTATGCCGTCGTGCCGTTTGTGGCCGAGGATGGAACCATCACCCTACAAGTGGCCAAGGGCGGCGTGTTCTCCTACTACGAATTCCCCTGGCCGGCCGCCGACCGCCTGACGGATGAAAAGTGGCGCGAGATGTTGGATGCGGGGGAGGGGGTGGCACGGCCGTCGTGGATCACCACCTTCTTCTCCGCCGAAACCGAATTCGCTTTTGCCCAGCAAGCCATTTACGCCTTCCAGACCAATCTGCCCTGGCTTTTCTGGGAGCCGGCCGAGTATATGGAGGGAAGACCCTGGCTGCCCGCGCCCTTGCCCGCTTTCCAGGCCGAATTGGATGCTCTGATTGCCGCCGGGCAGTATGTGGGGCGGCAGTGGATCAGCGCCAGCTACCGTTCGTTTGACTTGCAGGGGCCGGATACAGCCGTTGTGACTGTACGCGAAACCTGGGGCGACACGCTCTACGAAGCGCCCAACGGCTACCCCGACTATGACGACCCGGTGCTGGGCCACCGCGGCCCATACACGCTGGACGCCACCTACACCTTGCAGCGCGTGGATGGCGTCTGGCAGGTGACCAATCTGGTCTACGCCAACCAACCGCCGAACTGGCAGACACCGTAA